The sequence TTATTCCTCTTCTGTGGGGGTGGCTCGGTGGAACCAGCCTGCAGCAGATTCATATGATCGGCTTCCTGCTCGGTTTCGCGGGCGCAAGCTTTGCCGTATCGCTCTCCCTGGCCAGCCGCTGGTACCCCCCGCAGTATCAGGGACTTGCGATGGGCATTGCCGGAGCGGGCAACAGCGGAACGGCCTTGGCCACCTTTTTCGGGCCGCAGATCGCTCAGGCTTACGGTTGGCACAATGTTTTTGGTCTTGCCATGATCCCGCTCATTCTGGTTATGATCGTGTACGCTATTTTGGTTAAAGACGCTCCAAATGCCCCTGCGCCTAAACCATTGAAGAATTACCTCAGCGTCTTCAAGCATGCGGATACGTGGTGGTTCTCGATGTTCTACGCGATTACTTTCGGCGGATTTGTCGGGTTCGCCAACTATGCGAGCATTTTCTTCTATGATGTGTACGGCGATGGCGCGCATTCCGGCGGTTTAACCAAAGTACAGGTAGGTTACCTGGTTACCATTACCGTCATTGCTGGCAGCTTCTTCCGGCCTCTCGGCGGATGGATCGCGGACAAAATTGGCGGCATGCGTCTCCTCGTGATTTTGTACAGTGTGATTTCCGTATGCGCCTTTGCAATTGCGACCATGCCCTCTTCATTCCTTGTAATGCTTCTTTATACCAGCGTAATGATGGCCTGCCTTGGCATGGGGAACGGATCGGTATTCCAGATCATCCCTCAGCGTTTCTCCAGTGAAATCGGAGTTATTACGGGAATCGTCGGCGCCGCCGGAGGTTTGGGAGGATATTTACTGCCTACGTACATCCTCGGGCCGCTGAAGCAATCTACAGGCTCTCAGGTCACAGGATTTCTCGTTGTAGGTTCCATCGTATTATTGACGACACTTATTTTTTATGCGGTAACACGTTCCTGGAGAAAAACCTGGGCCAAAGCGGAATCCGGGGTCAATTTCTAAAAAATAAAGAGAACTTCGGTGGGGGTGAACGTACATGACAACGAAAAAAGTAAAAAGTGTCTGCCCTTACTGCGGCGTTGGCTGCGGAATCGTACTCGAAGTGTCCGGTAACCGCGTTGTCAAACTCACCGGAGATAAAGAGCATCCTACCAATTTCGGCAGACTGTGCACCAAGGGCAGCACTGCGGCCTTAGCCATCACAGAATCGGGGCGTATGGAATATGCCTACAGCCGCCAGGTTCGAAAGGCCCAGCCCGTCAAAGTCGGTATGAATGAGGCCATTAGCGATACCGCCAAGCGGCTCCGTGCGATTCTTGACGAACACGGCCCGGACGCGCTCTCCTTCTATGTCTCGGGCCAAATGTCGCTGGAGGCCCAATATCTGATCAACAAGCTCGCTAAGGGCTTCATAAGGACGAATAATATCGAATCCAATTCTCGTCTATGTATGGCGAGCGCGGGCAGCGGCTACAAGCTGTCGCTTGGAGCGGATGGGCCTCCGGGTTCTTATCAGGATATGGATACAACCGATTTGTTCTTCGTGATCGGAGCCAATATGGCCGATTGTCATCCGATTCTGTTCCTCCGGTTGATGGACCGGGTTAATGCGGGAGCGAAGCTGATTGTCGTCGACCCCCGCCGCACCGCTAC is a genomic window of Paenibacillus durus ATCC 35681 containing:
- a CDS encoding nitrate/nitrite transporter, giving the protein MEAKGFRKAGHSPSLLSAFLYFDVSFMIWVLCGALSLYITKDFGLTDTQKATMVAIPILGGSVFRIPMGILADRIGCKKAGLTGMGLTLIPLLWGWLGGTSLQQIHMIGFLLGFAGASFAVSLSLASRWYPPQYQGLAMGIAGAGNSGTALATFFGPQIAQAYGWHNVFGLAMIPLILVMIVYAILVKDAPNAPAPKPLKNYLSVFKHADTWWFSMFYAITFGGFVGFANYASIFFYDVYGDGAHSGGLTKVQVGYLVTITVIAGSFFRPLGGWIADKIGGMRLLVILYSVISVCAFAIATMPSSFLVMLLYTSVMMACLGMGNGSVFQIIPQRFSSEIGVITGIVGAAGGLGGYLLPTYILGPLKQSTGSQVTGFLVVGSIVLLTTLIFYAVTRSWRKTWAKAESGVNF